ATAAAGTCATATTGTCCATATTGCAAACGATAGGAGCCACGAAATTCACGGTTGATTTCTCAAGTGGAAGCGCAACCACGATGATGTTGTAAATTCTAAGTTGCGAACTCTCTTTGATATCCATAAGCTCTTCGTAGTAGCTTGGGATGTCAAATTCATAACTTCTTAAGGCAAAAGGATTTATCATTGTAAAAGATGTTTCGTCATCTTTGCTCGCTAGCTTAACAAAAAATTTATCGAGCT
This genomic stretch from Campylobacter concisus harbors:
- the fliW gene encoding flagellar assembly protein FliW, yielding MIFSVKSPILGFEHIKTMELIELDKFFVKLASKDDETSFTMINPFALRSYEFDIPSYYEELMDIKESSQLRIYNIIVVALPLEKSTVNFVAPIVCNMDNMTLSQVVLDVTKYPQYGQAEMIENFIQK